A single Thermus hydrothermalis DNA region contains:
- a CDS encoding LptA/OstA family protein, with the protein MRKMAALALLGLALAASGVRVIQVEGGRLSGDLRYGPWTFEGEVKGRVKDLQIQAPKATLTAPKGKTMQEAEGEREARFEGGVVVRRGRVEARGPVLVYREKTGEGELLGPARMRQEPKPGEDPVEVEASRMTFQVDTDTSTSENALLRSGNQEGRAGFVYYEEEKGLAVFTDPKEVVLVRKRKDGDLVIRAKEVRSLTGSKRLIATGGVRLVDGDLVTVGDSLYYDDTTGEAIVLGKPALSENKKEGFKLSGSTLLHNVNRHQVRVYGRTFRLPTEEFKKLGEK; encoded by the coding sequence TTTGGCCCTAGCGGCTTCGGGCGTGCGGGTCATTCAGGTGGAAGGCGGCAGGCTCTCCGGGGACCTGCGCTATGGCCCCTGGACCTTTGAGGGGGAGGTGAAAGGGCGGGTCAAGGACCTCCAGATCCAGGCCCCCAAGGCCACCCTCACCGCTCCCAAGGGCAAGACCATGCAGGAGGCGGAAGGGGAAAGGGAGGCCCGGTTTGAAGGGGGCGTGGTGGTGCGCCGGGGCCGGGTGGAGGCCCGGGGGCCCGTATTGGTCTACCGGGAGAAGACGGGGGAGGGGGAGCTCTTGGGGCCCGCCCGCATGCGCCAGGAGCCCAAGCCCGGGGAGGACCCCGTGGAGGTGGAGGCGAGCCGCATGACCTTCCAGGTGGACACGGACACCTCCACCAGCGAAAACGCCCTCCTCAGAAGCGGCAACCAGGAAGGGCGGGCCGGCTTCGTCTACTATGAGGAGGAAAAGGGCCTCGCCGTCTTCACGGACCCCAAGGAGGTGGTCCTCGTCCGCAAGCGCAAGGACGGGGACCTGGTCATCCGGGCCAAGGAGGTGCGGAGCCTCACCGGCTCCAAGCGCCTCATCGCCACGGGGGGGGTGCGCCTGGTGGACGGGGACCTGGTCACGGTGGGGGATAGCCTCTACTACGACGACACCACCGGGGAGGCCATCGTCTTGGGGAAGCCGGCTTTGAGCGAGAACAAGAAGGAAGGCTTCAAGCTTTCCGGAAGCACCCTCCTCCACAACGTGAACCGCCACCAGGTGCGGGTCTATGGCCGGACCTTCCGCCTGCCCACCGAGGAGTTTAAAAAGCTCGGGGAGAAGTGA
- a CDS encoding ABC transporter ATP-binding protein: protein MKKALVLKDITKRFPLVLANDHISLDLEWGEVLALVGENGAGKSTLMKIVYGLQLPDEGEMWVDGKPYRPRSPLDAIAAGIGMVHQHFMLVEPFTVLENLVLGLEPGSPLYLDLEAARKRAQGLMEELGFQVPLDERIENLPVGLQQRVEILKALYREAKILILDEPTAVLTPQEAEELFRFLRAYVAQGNAAIFISHKLKEVLAVSDRVTVIRDGKVVGTVHTAETSLEALARMMVGREVVLRVQKGPARPGEVVLELDNFAAPPRLKGVSFQVRAGEIVGIAGVEGNGQTELVEALTGLRRHQGVARYLGKPLPSLARAVRELGVSHVPEDRHARGLVLDFSVRENAILGDQHRPPFRGFLGFLDGEAVEAHAKALVEGFDVRPRSTELSARRFSGGNQQKIVVGRELLRKPRLLVAAQPTRGVDVGAIEFIHQRLIEARDQGMAVLLVSADLSEVLNLADRILVMYEGRIVGELSPEEATEERLGLLMAGVPA, encoded by the coding sequence GGTCCTTAAGGACATCACCAAGCGCTTCCCCCTGGTCCTCGCCAACGACCACATCTCCTTGGACCTGGAGTGGGGCGAGGTTTTGGCCCTGGTGGGGGAAAACGGGGCGGGAAAGTCCACCCTCATGAAGATCGTCTACGGCCTCCAGCTCCCGGACGAGGGGGAGATGTGGGTGGACGGCAAGCCCTACCGGCCGAGAAGCCCCCTGGACGCCATCGCCGCCGGCATCGGCATGGTGCACCAGCACTTCATGCTGGTGGAGCCGTTTACGGTGCTGGAGAACCTGGTCCTGGGCCTGGAGCCCGGAAGCCCCCTTTACCTGGACCTCGAGGCGGCAAGGAAGCGCGCCCAAGGCCTCATGGAGGAGCTCGGCTTCCAGGTTCCCTTGGACGAGCGCATTGAAAACCTCCCCGTGGGCCTGCAGCAACGGGTGGAGATCCTCAAGGCCCTTTACCGCGAGGCCAAAATCCTCATCCTGGACGAGCCCACCGCCGTCCTTACCCCCCAGGAGGCGGAGGAGCTTTTCCGCTTCCTCAGGGCCTACGTGGCCCAGGGCAACGCCGCCATCTTCATCAGCCACAAGCTCAAGGAGGTGCTGGCCGTTTCCGACCGGGTCACGGTGATCCGGGACGGGAAGGTGGTGGGCACGGTGCACACCGCGGAAACCTCCCTGGAGGCCCTCGCCCGGATGATGGTGGGGAGGGAGGTGGTCTTGAGGGTGCAAAAGGGCCCGGCCAGACCCGGCGAGGTGGTCTTGGAGCTGGATAACTTCGCCGCCCCGCCCCGGCTCAAGGGGGTGAGCTTCCAGGTGCGGGCGGGGGAGATCGTGGGCATCGCCGGGGTGGAGGGGAACGGCCAGACCGAACTCGTGGAAGCCCTCACCGGCCTCCGCCGCCACCAGGGGGTGGCCCGCTACCTGGGGAAGCCCCTTCCTTCCCTAGCCCGGGCGGTGCGGGAGCTCGGGGTGAGCCACGTCCCCGAGGACCGGCACGCCCGGGGCCTGGTGTTGGACTTCTCCGTGCGGGAAAACGCCATCCTAGGCGACCAGCACAGGCCCCCCTTCCGGGGCTTCCTGGGCTTTCTGGACGGCGAGGCGGTGGAGGCCCACGCCAAGGCCCTGGTGGAGGGGTTTGACGTGCGGCCCCGGTCCACGGAGCTTTCCGCCAGGCGCTTCTCCGGGGGGAACCAGCAGAAGATCGTGGTGGGGAGGGAGCTGCTAAGGAAGCCCCGCCTCCTCGTCGCCGCCCAGCCCACCCGGGGGGTGGACGTGGGGGCCATTGAGTTCATCCACCAGCGCCTCATAGAGGCCCGGGACCAGGGGATGGCGGTGCTCCTCGTTTCCGCCGACCTCTCCGAGGTGCTAAACCTCGCCGACCGGATCCTCGTCATGTACGAGGGGAGGATTGTGGGGGAGCTCTCCCCGGAGGAGGCCACGGAGGAGCGGCTTGGCCTCCTCATGGCGGGCGTTCCCGCCTAG